The Phlebotomus papatasi isolate M1 chromosome 3, Ppap_2.1, whole genome shotgun sequence genomic sequence TAAGGAAGtccaaaaaaagatttaaaacatctttataagaaaataaaaaaaaaatatcgaaaagaaagattttttttaaatacatttgtGTCAAGATACAGGTATAAATTTTACAGGagtttaaatattcaaaggtttccgagattaattttaaaaataaggatAACTTTCCAGGAGGTTATTGGTCAGAATGGTCAGAATGAATAAATTAAGGTTGAAGCGATTCATCTTCCctaaaccaatttaatttgcacACATTCCGAGTTTCAAGTGCTTTTAAGGTTCTGTAAGGAATCTCTGCTATCATACGCtaatctgggcttatcactgataTCTCCATTTTAAGGACCTTGAATGCTGGAAGacaatagaagaaaaaaaaagttcgttgAAGGACATTAATAAAACACCGATTATGTAGAGCGCTTAATTTATTACGAGCGTACACAGCCGGAGTTTGCCCAACAGAAAagattttcgaagatcaatttcgaaagccaaagaaaagacaTCTCTACTTCTAGTTTTATCCGTGTAATGACTGAAACCAGGCTCATTGTTCATGTCCCACAATTTAACTTCCTtcttaattacttaagagacattcttacttcttgataattctgcAAAGTGGCTGAAAtacttcttgttcgaatttcaaagtgttcaagtgaaaaaaaaaaacaccgaagCTTAGTACCTGtttcattattattaaataCCTTCAAAAACACTGAGTAACCAGCTTTTTACTGTgacatttcataaattttccccaccttgttcgaaaatttagtatgaataTTCGAAactgtaggggagacaggggtagaattagccagcaaatgaagcttttttttcgcgcatgatttgtgaaaaaatgataaagtttgtctaatgtttttatgtttcataagtagcattaagatattggctgtataaaaccgtatagttcagagctctcaaatccttggctttttctagagaggataatgaaaaaagtatgacacattggctacacgtgccccggcctgggtagatttagccactttcggggtgctatttgccaccagttttccagacgaaattttaaaactggaaataccaagtgttatttcacttgatccactgaagcccactgatactaaatatgtaacttaaacctaatgaaaaaggctttagccgactttttatgacatttttgtaattgcggcaaaattgatgaaaatatcctgaaaaaatctatttcacaaatttttcatccgaatggcaatattgcttggaatatcaatagggggaggctttgaactttcgcatacaaaaatgatgttcaagttcagtgattttttctgactaccatgcaaactgtatggattctccaactatgccaaaaaaatgtcttacttataaggtttataatcccaccaaacaaaattccaggaaatccttagattttcctccagaggaaaatgaaaatttaatggcgatttatccgatagatgaatcaagtttctattatcgcacacgattcacgccatcattgaacaccccattttcaccgtaaattttgcaccggacactaaaagttgcacatcattgtttaaagggaactctaatctacttgattaaaccatttttatatagaataaaacattttaatatcacttttttggaacttttctgagagatgttttattgacattaaaaaccattttttgattggttctacgggttctacgagaatttcactccggaaacggttaaatctgatgaatactttcttaaaaagtccaaatatcaccaaatttacacgaatcaataagtttttaaagctaaaaattgactaaaactctgcaagcgagaagaccacacaagattccaccattcctccacggagccagatatgcacaaaaacgtttgaatgcgcatcattgaagatttctctgttcctgcagctgcaggaatcgggatttatcacagatattgagcttcagcaggtgaacaagctaaaattttcacaaaacatcttcttacggacgcaatttattttctttgtcatgcaaaacaacacaatagtgaggttatgtcaaagattgtcaaaaaaccagttgtaaactgtatgagcttattgcagatgtgattctttcattgcacattcagtttgtgcaagcttgaaaaatatttttatatcaaagaaatgcaaaattgcttaataattactcaactgcagtgcagcctatttgagtcaaattacttcttgtttatcaactttacgatttttaagttttcctttttagtggtggatcaaatcggtagattacaatagatgtgaatatgagggatcgtatctaaaatgaagtttcctggaaaatatctgaaagaagcagtcttctatgtgcgatcgatgaatctgagtcaagtttgtgaattttgttccacccacaaaaagtgcctgttcagcctaaaagatttttacataaatctgattcctaataacccttctaccctttgtgatagtagtttttcagaaaagtgatattaattctgcacaatcgtatgaaatattgcacagcaaaattacagttttggacctgtttttattttttgtttcctgaaactaggaaaaaaggattagactctcaattttttcaggaaagatgggatttaaggttagctattacaatatatagccatatgtgagattcataaaggaatatgggagaaatatgaagtatctgaaggtagcgtatgtgcgaacgatcaaagcctccccctagtattctttcatctaacaattatccatgtattagtgaaaaatcattgatagttttatccggccacggaagagtggctacaactgccccgagggctgttttagtgtttttcatcttatataaaaaattggataattattatccaagtgaaaaatattttttaattaggtttatgaaaccagaaacgaggtaaaactatgaaatcttgactacaaactcagaaaaccaaatgctggtccaaaaactgaaacatcaaaactgcagttttatacccatcttataaaaatgcttctaaattgtaggataacaggatcagacttataaatatttctgggaatatggggatgtgttcctactttcattaaaaaatactttgctcaaggtacattttaagggaaccgagaaaaatccactgtctacttctgcccctggctaattgtaccccggtctcccctattagaattcttcgaacatcaacgtctttttgtgcaaatagagttccatttaccttttatccaagacactattggagaatcaaactctatTTGTGTTTGCACCCAGTACCTGCTTTGACAGATCCTTCATTCTGATAAATGAAGCCGAGTTTTTATAATCTTGAGCAAATTTTTGGTATGAAAATTTGAGATtgtgtttaaatttttcgaatattagCCATATTTGTGTGCAAATAGAAGGTTAATTacattttagccgagacacttggAAAATCAAAATGCGGGAATAcattgagcccgatcacaagtagattttgattctccaaaagtgtcttggatgaaaggtaaatggaactctatttgcacaataagtcgttgatgttctaaaaattcaaattcaatttcgaattttcatactaaattttcgaacaaggtggggaaaatttatgaaatattgcactaaaaagccccaaaagagttactcagtcaTTGTGGAGTGATTAAATATCACTCCACATATTGTGACATTTTGAGAAttaagcacttcgaaattcgaataggatATAACTTCTGCCACCTTAGGaaagtatcaagaagtaagaaagtctctttttgaattttcaaatagattttcgaatttttcaagatctacttctgtacggaaagattcacagctggagtttaaagattcgaagatcggtttcgaaagccaaCGAAAAGGTATTTTCATTTTCCGTTTCGTCCGACCTGGTGTCCAACGCAATGTCGAAGTGGctctttttgcaatttttttcttacgcaaattctcaattaccgtattaccttatctcatactcggtggtactaggtgaaaataatataagaaaattaaagaaataaaatgaaaatgcgataaacggtgagcaaaaaaaaactgattaatttctcgttacagtttttttttttgctcaacgtttatcgcattttcgttttatttcttcaattttcttatattattttcacgtagtgccaccgagtatgagataaggtaagcgtaaattaacgaaatacgttgagtattttactgtcaatgtgattctggcctaaattataaaaattggtaatttaattatgattaattaaatgtaattattattaattttaattacatttcgatcccaaatgtcagaatttgagagagtttactgtactTTAATGGCTTTTTAGTCTGATATTTCGTAAATTTCTCTACTTTGAGGATTCGAAAATGTGTTTGAGTTCTTCAAATGTCAACGGCTTTTTCGACAATCAACGGCTTTTTGTGTAAATAGAGCTCATTTTGCCTTTTATGCAGtgcactattggagaatcaaacttcaGTTGTGGGAATGGGAACATTTTGTGCATTCGTAGCCAgagtttaattttctaaaagtgtcttggctaaaatataAAAGGAACACTATTTGCACGAAATACCGTTGATGATCGAAGAGATTCATAatcaatttcgattttttaaataaaattaccgTATGAGTTTGGAAAGAAATTATGAAATAGTAATCAGGTAAAAATCTAATAACatgttttttactgattttaagGAGAATTCTAAAGGAGTAAGTTTGAATTGGGAGCCTCAGTGACACTCGAGACACAATGAAATTATTTGTCTTTTTTGCTTTGGTTTTCGAATGTGTTTTCGCTTTGGATTTTCGATTGACTGCTCAGATCGATTAGTCGAAATGCGACATGTCGTTGGAAATGTTTTGAACTctgctacaacatactaaaatttcatcgaaataaaAAGTGGGAATTTTGAGATATTCGATACCGAAATTTAGAAAGTCGATTTCTTGAATTTATCTCGTCTAAAAACAGTCGTGTAGATTGTGTTAATTGTAAAAGAAGTATAGCATTTCAGGAGATCTTTTATTCATATATGCCGTAGAGTAGATGACAAAATTTGGTCAATTAGTAGAGGAGTTatggcaaatttaaaatttaattttgaaaacatcaaATTTTTGAGTTTGGTTGGCTATAAGGTGTCTCCActaatttcgaaatttcgaattttcaaattaatttttcgcgCAAGCcagaaaattgtattaaattattttgtaagaTTTTCTTGGCAATTTGTCGTAGCTTACttttataaaagatttataTAAATGTGCGTTCAAATACAGTGAGTTTGCGTGGGAAGGTAATGAAGTTGCGATTCCAGGAAACATACGACATTCTCGCTTGTGTTTTCTGgtcaattcattaaaaaaaggaaaGGCTCTGCGACTGTGTGGTTAGACCAATAGAAGAAGATGAACATTGCGGGAGAAGAGCACACGCTAAGCAAATAGTGCAAATTGTTTCTCATTTCTCGTGGCTTCAACAAATAATTGAAAGAGGAAAAATGGTTAGAGAGAGGATTTTGCTGCAAAAGGACAACAAATCAGAACAGAATGTGTTACCATTTGGACAATTTTGCGAATAGAGAAAGAGCTGAAGAATGTGTTTATACACTCTTGTGTGGCTGTCGGACTTTGTTATTTCCAACTGGACGACGTGAAAATTATATTGCTGCTCGTGTTGTTTTTCCCGGTGACTCCAAACACAGGGAAAATGGCAAACATTGGAATTGATTAGAAAATATATCGGATAAAAAGGAGGGGGTAGATGAGACCACAAATGCTCATTGAAAATACTGTGGGAGGATTCCTGCAGAAAAGTCATGTCAATTTCTGTAATAGAACACAAATTTATAGGCGATATTTTTCGGATCATTTTCCTAAAGTAAgtataaattttttatgtttcactTGCGTTTCTTCAATgtttcagtgaaattttaagCATAAAGCGTCTGTTGAATCAGCATTTGACGTAATTTTAtctttgcgattttgagatatacacATGACATGCATATTTGGAATGTGTATAAAATTCCttaggggaaaatgcccatgctttacacggtcctaagcttaataatgattatttttttatgtttttcaataatgtGACTCAAcgtacccatattttaaaaactaagggaaaatgtcatgtttttaaaatatattgaggagtcacatttattcaggaaCATTAaaatagtcattatgaagcttaggGACGTGCAAAGCACTGGTGATTTTCTCCTATTAATCTCActttataaaaacaaaattttataacttAAATTAAAGTGATCGTAAGTGCTCTATATATTAAAGAGACTCGACTGCTTTATTCGGCTGGTTTATTGGAACTAACTACAATATTTGGCATAATTTtactttacaaattttgcttactctaaaaaataacaaaattgcttaatttataaaatattatttaggtgATACAGGGTGTATCACTACATGCCTTTCCCCTTATAAAGGTGTGTGACACACCCGAAAATAATGTCGTGagactttacattttttttgtagaataatacaatatttaatatatttataatttttttttacaatgtttttttttattattaattagcTCTGATCAAgtataatacagtagagtcttctaaattcgaacgctcggggggtgtttttgacatttctcacctcccaaattcgaacgattttttcaaaactaacgaaatttgtgtgagattaaattgtattttgaatcaaattctcgtactttctcgaaagttttagtggtaacatactttcttttcattttacacgaccataatgtatgtaaacattcaggaagaagcacaaaaatataattttcattcacctagaatacgaactttctaacacaacctcacaattgacattttgaatccaaacggcgttcgaatttgagagattcagatttgagagactctactgtaatgtaTTTAAGATTAACCCCATTAgtttgtttcactttttttgttttttttttttaacgattttaCGATATACATTATGATTAAACAcctttttgttaattaataagCAAGaccttaaaattgttttttttttaatgtattgttATGCTTCTTCGATAATTAGATGAATTGGTTAAAATTGGATCGCGATTTTCATCTGTATCGCTTACATCATGAATCGAATCAGGCAGTTTGGGTAGCTTAAGGGTACGGTTATAGAATGCAAAGTCGGTAAAGTCATATTTATAATGTTCTCGATCGAACAGAGTCGCCTATGGAGGATGCattcttttaacattttgaaTCTCTTCATTTTGACCTTTCTTTTCTAAAGTGCGAGATTGTTCCTGTATTTTAGCGTTTGGATGACTTTcaattttttggagaaatttgaaattattatttactttTGATATGTCGATTATATTTTGCTGATATAGAATTATACTTTCTGGGTTaccaatttttctttctttgtccagaaaagttttcttagatggcagaattttatttaaaggtgATTGAAACTTATTAGGTATTTCATAATTTGGGCGTAAGCAAATTTTTTGTGGAATGGTTTGTGTGTTCATCAGATTCCCAATTTAGTCAGACTTTTTATTTACgcaattttcagtatttttgcTTGAGTCGATGCATTTTGCTACATCAGAGAAATTTTGGACTTTCGACATGACCTTATTAATTTGTGGGCTTTTGTGTGAGTTTTCTGGGACGTCAGCAGAAGGATATAATTCAACATCCGTTGAACTATCCTCACTGATTATAGAAGATTGTGCCTGAGGAGACACCGGTGGTGTATCGATTATTTGATTATTAATATCGAGAGAGAAAAAATCGATAAATGGAATTGATCATTTGAATGCATTGAAAAAGATGCGTTGATTTTTAATGTGAATGATTGCATCCCACAAGTGTAATAAGTCGCGTCCGATTATCCCATCGAAAGGGAAATTGTTTTCtggtaaaatgtgaaatttggcACTAACAGGCATGTCTTGAGGAGATAAGAATCCTATTTTTGTAGTTATGGCGCTCAACGTTAGGAATTTCCCATGCTTAATCCCTCCGATTACGTGTCTTTTCGTAATTCAAACAGGAGTGTCACGGTGTAGCGATTTTACTTTCAAGTTCAAGAAAGACATTGACGCTCCTTGAAATTTTGCTAATCaaaaagatgaataaaaaacagtgtaggggaaagtactctcccttcgaaaagggcgccacttgtaaaatgcttggaaaaatgagtggcgaaaagtacttacacagccggaaaaagtaagccctatttcgccacatccgtatttctttattttttttggaaaacattattaaaaaattaaattagaactAAGCTTAGTTGATAACagattgactttcagtgaaaaaatatcaaatactgtactgcaaaaacttaaaataatgcaagacaatttcTCTGAACGTTGACAAGTTTaataagaactccatattttttttggtgactgtttaCCTTGtcaacaatttctttaattaacttggaaataatctagtcggtgtagcttctgatatggttttctgattcatttggctagaggtcacgaaataacactcatttcgtagttccacgaactcataattttcttaaaatgtgattttaatttaggtggcgaaaaagtactgactctaccctacgcATTAATATTCAATCTGACCTGTGTAATTTTCAAACTAgtcttatagaaaaaattaaaagttttaaggatcacaaatttcacaatttatgtacttgaatttaattatttctctgagtgatcaagtgaaatttaagtttcatattttcaatgaaacatttcatagaaaattaaatattattaaaatttattctatgAGAGTTTGTTTAATCAACGTTTTGCATTTAGGAGGCAGTTTAGTATACTTCCTTATTTAAGGAAAGTAAGTATCTAACATCCAAAAAGATCAgcttgtttaatattttttagcgTGTtgcattaaattatattttattgttgtttcatgaaacatttttaatttcaaatttatttttatcgtttttatcaGTTGATTTTTGCTTATCAAAAATTGTatctatttttggaaaatgttaggagttcaatttttctatttgcagaagttgatttttttcgtattttcccAATGCGGAGTGTTTGTCTTAGCTTTTTCGATAGTGCGCAAAGTTATTCCTTCCTTTTCTCTAATCTCGAGAAGGCGCTATTTGTGCATCCTTTTGCTGCCTGCCGTCTCAGTCGAGTGCTGCTTGAGCTAGGGATCACATCACAATGTGGTTCCACTTTTCTGCCCTCACTCTCGCCTTCCTGTTGTTGGATCTCCCTGAGAATGGACTGGCGAATCAGGATGACGCTCTTGAACTTATCTTCCGACAGAGGTGATCAGTGTTTCAGCAAATTTCTAAGGGATTTCAGCTGTGATGGATTTGATTTTGCAGGACACAGTCAGACTGGGAGCGAGTGTGGCATCATGAGAGTCATTCGAGGTGTCGAGAGAGACTCGTGAGGCATTTGTTCTGGGCCTGTGAGAAAGATATCTATCGGTTGACAAGGAGGAATTCAATGGAAACTTCAAAGGATGACAGGATGTCGAGAAGAGAGAAGAAATTGGAATTCCCATGGTTGGATAAGTCAGATGCTCTGACTGTTCTTCGGATTAGACGAAATTCTCGTGGACAGCCAACTGGAGCTAGTATCACGAGAGAGTGCTGTACTCGGGTCGGATGGTGCGTTGCTCTTTGGTTGTTTTTTTGAGAtgagttcttttattttttagtggTTTTCCTTGTGTCTATCCTTTCAGTACTTGGGAGGAGTATGCCGAGTATTGTCCGTCAAACAAACGAATCAGCCGGAAATAGATATTCCTGCGGGCATTGTGTGGGCAAAGGGAGAACTTTGGGACAGGG encodes the following:
- the LOC129805834 gene encoding probable insulin-like peptide 7, which gives rise to MWFHFSALTLAFLLLDLPENGLANQDDALELIFRQRTQSDWERVWHHESHSRCRERLVRHLFWACEKDIYRLTRRNSMETSKDDRMSRREKKLEFPWLDKSDALTVLRIRRNSRGQPTGASITRECCTRVGCTWEEYAEYCPSNKRISRK